The DNA sequence GCAGGCATGCCAATTTGGAGTAGTATCATATCATTAAAAGGAGTGATCTTATGCAAAGCCTAAAAGGAAAAACAGCTTTAATCACAGGCGCCGGCCGCGGCATCGGCCGTGCAGCAGCTATTGCTTTCGCCAAGGAAGGCATTTCTGTCGGCCTGCTTGGAAGAACTCTTTCCAATCTTGAAAAAGCAGCCGAAGAGCTGAAAGAGTACGACGTAAAAGTATCCTATGCTGCTGCCGATGTCCAGGACAGCGATTCCGTCAACAAAGCCGTTGAAAAGATAACGTCTGAGCTTGGCCAGATCGATATCCTGATCAATAATGCAGGCATCGCTAAATTTGGCGGCTTCCTGGAGCTTTCCCCGCAGGAGTGGGAAGACATCATTCAGGTAAACCTGATGGGCGTCTACCATGTCACACGTGCGGTCCTGCCTGGAATGATCGAAAGAAAATCCGGCGATATCATCAATATCTCATCAACTGCCGGCCAAAAAGGTGCTCCTGTGACAAGCGCCTACAGTGCTTCCAAGTTTGCCGTCCTCGGCCTGACAGAATCACTGATGCTTGAGGTCAGAAAGCATAATATCCGGGTCAGTGCCCTGACGCCAAGCACTGTGGCGACAGATCTTGCAATTGAAACAAACCTGACTGACGGAAATCCTGAAAAAGTCATGCAGCCTGAAGATTTGGCAGAATACATGGTGGCCCAGCTGAAGCTGAACCCGCGCATTTTTATTAAAAATGCCGGAATGTGGTCTACCAATCCATAAGAATCTTAAGAAGCAGACCGCACTGGTCTGCTTCTTTTCTATCTCTCCTTAGTCAGCTCAACCTTTCCGACTGTAAAATAAAATGGGGACGGGAATGGCGGGCGCCTCTTCTTTTTTAAACAGTCCAGGGCGATGTTCATCCAGTTTCTTTCCCTGTGCAGCCCTGTAAAAAATACATAGAGGGTATTCCGGTCAGCTTCCGACTCCCCATAGTGGCCTGAGGGGCTGCCAATGCCATGCTTGTACCAGTCCTCCCCCTCCTCTGCATCCAGGATACAATAAGGATCAGATGACCAGCCGCTGCGCTTTCCGTCCGGCTCAGTTCCCTGCAAAAGCCACAGGCCCTGTTTGGGAAACGGCTTTCGCCCATATAAATTGGTGCTGCGGCATACCAGCATTTCAAACCCTTCCGGTGCTGAAGGGTGAACTGATGCATCATAATAGTTTTCACCCTCTCCAAACAAAGGGAAAGGGCTGCTCCAGCCTGTCAATCCATTGTCACTTTCTGTGTACATGATTGTATAATGCGGATAGCCCTTTTTCCCTGTCTCCCGTCTTGTGGTTACATACCACATCCTCCACTTTCCATCAATGAATCCTGCCTTAGGCTCGAGCACATTCGGGCTGCTGCTCGTCCCCTTAATTACCGGGAAGGGTATCCTCCTCCAGCCGCCGGCTGTCCTTTCAATAGCCCCGATAGAGTATGGAGCATCATTGTCGAGGACCTTTTTGGAGGCTCTTCCTGTATAATAAATCAATTCTTTTGTTTCACCATTTTTTCCTTTTCCCTTCACATAGCAGGGAGTATGAAAGCCGAAGTAATCCCAGCTCCCTTTCTCGGAATTCTCAATAAGAGGCTTTGCCTTTTTCGGGTTCTGATTATCCATGGAAAGCTTCCAATTATTGCTGCTGAGCGGTTCCCCATGCGGGAGCGAGGCGGTGAATAGGTTGTTTTTGAAATTTGTCTGAAAGCCGCCGATAAACATCTGCCACCGGCCATCCACTTTTTCTACATGCGGATCCCCAAATCCAAGAACATTGGTGATTTCGCCATACCTCTCAATCTGGTCAAATAGCTTGACCGGCTTTTTCACAATATATTTCATATAGAAGTCACCCCGCCTCTCATCTATGCTATCGTTAATTTATGCTATATATCTTTTCACATACAAAAAAACCGCCCCTCTTGAGGGGCAGCATCCTGTTATAAAATATCCATCCAGGTCTTAATAGCTGTAGCGAAGATCAGGACAGCCAGGATCACTTGCAGCAATTTCGTATTGGCTTTTTTCCCTGCATTCGCCCCAAGAGGAGAGGCCAGCAGGCTTGCCGCAACCATGATCAGGGCTGGAAGATACTCCACCTGTCCGGTCGAAATCTTAGCCGCTGTTGCACCAATGGAAGAAATAAATGTAATGGCGAGGGAAGATGCTATCGTCATCCTTGTTGGTATTTTCAGGACAGCAAGCATAATCGGAACAAGCAGGAAGGCTCCGCCGGCGCCGACGATTCCCGCACCGATGCCGACGATGAAGGCAAGTGAAGCAGCAAGCCATTTATTAAAAACGACCTCATCGAGCGGAACATCATCAATCCTCTTCTTCGGAATGAACATCATGACCGCCGCAATCAAGGCAAGTATGCCGTACACAAGGCTGATGCCTGCTTCTGGCAGGAATTTCGAACCGAATCCGCCGATCATGCTTCCGGCAAGGATGCTGATGCCCATATAAAGGATCAGGGACTTATTTAAAAACCCTCCTTTACGATAGGCCCATACACCGCCGATTGTCGCAAATAGCACCTGGACCGCACTGATGCCGGTAACTTCATGCGCAGTGAATGAAGCCAAACCCAAAAGAGCCGGTATATACAGCAGCATAGGAAAATTGATGATCGCACCGCCTATGCCGAGCAGCCCGGAAATAAACGATCCAGCAAAGCCAAGCAGGAAAATGACGATGATTAATTCAATGCTCATGGTTCTCATCCTCCCTTTTCAGGAAAAAGCCTGCCGGCTGTGAAAATTCAAACGGCAGGCTTTTCCCTCATAAAAAAACGGCAATTTTCACTTAGATTACTGTCTAGCAGCTGCGCCCCCTCGAGGTCACAAGTCAATCCTCCCAAAAAGGCAAAGAACGCCTTTCTGGAGGATCGCCTTGAGGCCCCCAAGATGGGGGTCATGCAGACGTTGCCACAGGACGTGGCGTTCTTAGTCTGCGTTCCTTTAGTAGCAAGGCGCTTGCGCTTTTCTAATTACCTGACAGCACAGCGGTTTGGACCTATTTCCATTTCACGCTGCTCTTCTTCATCAGGAGTGATTCTGCCCATATTGGTTTTGCGGATTTCCTGATAGGCATTCGGCTGCGGCGGGAGGTTTTCGGTGACCAGCCTGCGGAATTCTGCCTCATCGCTGATGTTCAGGCCATGGTTTTCTGCAAATAAGGTGCCCAGCTTCTTAGAAACAGAACCATCATCATTCAATTCATCAATGATCATGAAATGGGCCGGCAGAACGAGCAGCTCTTCAGACAGATCGCGGTATCGCTTATACAGTGTCTCACGCAGATCCCCTACCCAGTCGTCTGCCAGGCCGGCCAGATCAGGACGGCCAATGCTGTCGATGAATAAAATATCGCCAGAAAGCAAGTATCGTCCATCAATCACGAAAGATGTTGATCCAATCGTATGGCCAGGAGAGTACAATGCATGGATATCAATAGCAGTTGTGCCGATTTTCACTGTTCTTCCATCTTCAAGGCTGCTGTAATCGAAAGTGACTTCGCCGGCATCCTTTGGCGGCAGCCAGTAGCTAGCGCCAGTTTGCTCAGCAAGCATTCTTCCTCCGGAAATATGGTCGGCATGAAGATGTGTGTCAAACACATGCTTGATCGCTGCGCCTTTTTCGTCAGCAAACCCTCTGTATGCTTCCGTCACTCGGGCTGCATCAATAATGGCCGCTTCCCCGCCGGAAATCGCCATATAAGAAAGACAGCCTTTCCCCAGGCGCACAAATTGGTACAGCTCTCCGCCGTCCTTCAGGTCCCCAACTTTGACCGGTTCAAGATGCTCGCTCCATGCCTTCATTCCGCCCTGCAGATAAGATACATCCAGCCCTTCATCGGAAAGCATCTCAGCTACCATTACAGATGAACCTTCCTTGGCACAGACAACCAGGATATCTTTATCTGCCGGCAGCTTTTCCATAATCTCCCCGACGCCGTCCAAAAGATCGAAATAAGGAATATTCAAATACTGAAAGTGGTCTCCTTCCATTTTCCAATCCGCGAATGCATCATGATTTCGGACATCAAGAATGAACATTTCTTCTTTTTGAATTACTTTTTGCGCAGCTTCTTCAGCAGTCATTGCTTTTACAGTCAACCCAATTACCCCCTACCGTATACTTTAATGCAAAATTTTTTATTGATTCATACTGGCTGATGGTCCGTTCCACTGGCTCATGCCAGGGATCACATTTTTAACATCCTTGAAGCCTTTGGCATCAAGCATCCTTGCAGCAAGATCGCTTCTGCTGCCTGTCCGGCAGACTACATAAACCGGCGCTTCAACGTCCAATTCTCCAGCGCGCTCCTCCAGCTCTCCTAATGGGATGGAGACAGCGCCCGGAATGTGGTGGAAAGCAAATTCTGCAGATTCCCGTACATCCAGCACAATGATATCGCCGTCTTCTCCCACAAGTTTCTCAAGATCTTCATTGCTGACAACATGAGGATGCTTTTTCTCCTGCACCTCTTCGCCGCTTGCTTTGCGCAGATAATGCTTAAGCACGCCTTCCTCTTCAACAGTTCCAAGATACTGATGGCCGGCACTTTCAGCCCAAGCCTTCAAATCTGCTTTTGAACCTTTATCAGTAGCCAGCACCTCCAGTACTTCGCCTGCATTCATGCCCGTAATCATTTTTTTCGTTTTGACAATTGGCATAGGGCATGCAAGCCCTTTTGCGTCAAGAGTGGAATCTGTTTTAATCTGTGTCATCTTTAAACCTCCCGGGGTATATGATTTCCTAAAAAAATTACTCCGTGCGCCCTTCCCAGGCAAGCATTCCGCCTTCCATATTAACAACCTTGAAGCCATGGGATTCAAGCAGCTGGCACGCCCTTCCGCTGCGGCCTCCTGACCGGCATACAAGGACATATTCTTTATTTTTATCAAGCTCATGCATCCTGAATTCAAGGAGTCCAAGCGGGATATTCACACTATCAGGAATACGGCCCTCTTTTACCTCATCCACTTCCCGGACATCCACAATATTAAGCATTCCTTTTTCCAGCTTGCTTTCTACTTCTTTAGCTGACCATTTCTCCATTGTGTTGCCCTCCTATATAAACAGATTTACATTGCCGTCTTCGGCATCACCAAGATAAGCTGCAACACCAGCATATTCAATATTGTCAAGCAGCTCCTCCTGCTGCAGTCCGAGCAAATCCATCGTCATCGTACAGGCAACCAGTTTTACATCCTGTTCCTGAGCCATCTCGATCAGCTGCGGCAGCGGGAGTGCATTATGCTTTTTCATTACGCCTTTGATCATCTTAGGGCCAAGGCCAGCGAAGTGCATCTTTGAAAGCCCCATTTTATCGGCTCCCCTTGGCATCATCCTGCCGAACATCTTTTCCATGAATCCTTTTTTAACCATAGTATTCTCATCTTTCCGAAGAGCATTCAATCCCCAGAAGGTATGGAAAATGGTAACTTCGTGATCATACGCTGCAGCACCGTTCGCAATGATATAGGCTGCCATTGCTTTATCATAATCTCCGCTAAAAAGGACAATCGTTGTTCTTTTCTTTTCTGACATTCTAATCCCCCTCATCTAATATACTGTACTGGGTATATAACCCTGCAAAAAAAATCAGCCTTTTTTAATGTAAAAAGTAAATACGCCTGCTTCTTCCTTCATATCGATCAGTTCATGGCCTGTTGATGAAGCCCATGCTGTCAGATCGCTCTTCGCTCCCTTGTCAGTTGCCAGGACCTCTAATATCTGTCCTGATTCAAGCTCACCGATTGCCTTCTTTGTTTTAACGATCGGCATTGGGCAAGCCAAACCTTTTGCATCTAATACTTTATTGCTGTTCATGAAAAATTCCTCCTTGGATAATTGTTTTATTTCAATACCTAGTGGGGTATATAATATTTCAAAATAAAAAGGATGTCAACCCTATCTGCTTCTCACAAGCAGATTGACTGCTTCCTTTATCATCTCTTCCGGCTCCAAAGTGCCATCTTCATCGGCATCTTTCATGCATTCCACAAGATTTGTGCTCACGATTACGCCGATTGCCCGGTCAATTGCCGACCTTGCAGCAGACAGCTGGGTAATGACATCCTTGCAATCTGCATCTTCTTCAATCATGCGCATAACACCGCGCATCTGCCCTTCGACCCGCTTGATCCGGTTCTTCGTTCCATTATTATATTCCAAAGGATGCCCCCTCCATTCTTTTGTGAACGCCGCTTTGTTCGGCGGCTATGAACCAATAGTATACCCTACTAGGTATTTTGTCAACACTCCAAATCTGAATTTCTGTAATACTGCATAGCAGGCGCTTTAATACCGGTGATAAGGCTTAAGATTGGACGGGAAGTCTGTAATCCTGCCAGCCTTTTCTTTGCGCTGCAGACTCCCCTGCCTTTTTTTTATCAGCACTGGCATTCATCCTTCCAGCACCGGCTGATCCTGATACCCCCTCGGCTATAAGTTTCTATCTGCTGGCAAAAGGGTAATTTTTCTTTAAAATGCGAAAGGGGGAAAGTGGATGGAGCCGATAAAAATAATACTGCTGCTTTTGGCGGGCTACATTGTTTTGACCATTGATAAAAAGAAAAAGCTGTTCCCAGGTCCGCCTGTATTGGTGCTGATAGGGATCGGCCTGTCTTTTATAGGCTATTTTGCATCGCTTCATATCGGAAAGGAAATTTTGTACGAAATTTTCCTGCCTTCATTATTATTCATTTCAGCATATCGCTTTCCTCCAGCCGCCCTGAAGAAAAATGCAGGCATGATTGGTTTCCTGAGTACAGCCGGCCTTTTGATCACGGCTCTGCTCCTTGGGACTGCCATTTATTATTTTGCCAATCTTTTCGTTAGCATCAGCTTCCTGGGAAGCCTGATGATTGCGGCCATTCTTACACCGACCGATCCGGTTTCCGTCATATCCATCCTAAAGGAGGCATCCTCCGACCCGAGGGTAAGCGAAATCGTGGAAGGTGAGTCCATGATCAATGATGGGACAAGCTTTGTACTGTTCACTGTACTGACAGGGATGTTTGCCAGAGGAGAATCCTTTTCGGTTCTTTCTTTCGCAAAAGACTTTCTCTTTGTATCCCTTGGGGGTATTTTTCTTGGACTAATATGCGGCTGGATCGTCAGCAAGGCCGTCCATGTGACCGAGCGGAAAGATTATCAGGTGATGCTCAGCATCATTCTTTCGTACGGAATCTTCTATGCAGCCGAGCTTGCAGGCGTTTCGGGTGTCCTGGCAACGGTTTCTGCCGGCATCATGCTGTCATGGGAGTTCACTCACACAAATAAGGAAGACCATTACCTGGAGTCGCTCGACAGCTTCTGGGGAATAATCGAGCCAACCATCATATCCCTCGTCTTTCTTATGATCGGAATTGAAGTAACCAGCCATCTGGCCATTGATCAATGGGGCATTGCCTTTGTCATTTTTGCTATGAGCATTCTGATCCGCTTTGCTGTCATCCATGGAACCGTCCTGGCCCTGCCAAAAGAAAGGAAGCTGTTCGGCTGGCGGGAATCGTCCATCATATCATGGGCCGGTATTAAAGGGACCATGTCGGTCGTTCTGCTGCTGATCCTCGATGCAGCACAAACCACCAGGGCGGATATGATCATCTCGCTGACCTTTACAGCGGTCATTTTAAGCTTGATTATCCAAAGCTCAACCATTTATCCCCTTTCCAAAGTGCTTATAAAAAAATGAAAAAGCTGCCATGATGCAGCTTTTTCCCTTGATGAGCATATTTCTTCAGGATGAAAGCTTCTTTTCCCTGCTCCTGCCCTCCAGATCCTTCACCGTTTTGCTTGTTTCCACTTCCTTCTCATCCTTTAACGTCCCAAACAGAGCATCGACAAAAGGGGTTGAGACACCGTACCAATAGTTTTCATTTTTAAAATGGTGAAGGATATGCGTCTTTTTCAGCCATATTCCAAATTTGGATTTCGGTTTGATCGGGCGGTGTGCTACATAATGCTTCCATTCATAGATCAGCAGCATGAGCACGAGGCCGAGGCTGAATGATACCGTATCAGGAAGCGAACCAGTAAGGAAGAAAAAGATGAGGGCAAGGACCGATAAGTTCGGCAGGCTGTACCAGACCGGCAGAAACAGCAGCTTTAAATCATTGGGATATTTGTGGTGGTCATAGTGAATGCGCTTTAAAAATGTCAGAAACAAAGCATTCTTTGGCGGATTAAGATGGAACAGGAAGCGGTGTGTGAGATATTCACTGAACATAAATGTAAGCATTCCCCCTGCTGTAAAAGCAAGGAGCTGCCAGCCAGCACCGAGTACTGCTATATACCAAATGAGCCCGGCTGCAAAGAGGCCTGACATGATGATGATATCAGGATGGAAAAAGAAATCCTTATAAATGCCTTTGCTTTTCAATTGCTTCACACTCCTGTCTAATATGTCCAATATATTCTTGGAGATATTATATGTCAATATTTTCTGAATATTTATTAGGCAATAATAAAAGCCTGGATAGAGTCTATCCAGGCTTTCGCTTTTTAATCCGCTTTACTCAGCCACTTCCACATTTCCTGCGGAGTGGCATTTTTGCCGTGCATTAAAATGCCAACCTTAAATATCTTCCCGGCCGCCTTCATCAGTAAAGCAATACTGGCCAGGAGGATGATTGCTGAAAGAAGGATCTCTCCCCATGGCCATTCCTCCATGACGGAAAGCCTCATGATCCATACCCCCGAGGCTGTGAAGGGGATAAAAGAGCCCGCGATTGCAATCACTCCTTCAGGATCGGAAAAGACCGGCTTGATTAATAAAAGCGGTGCAAAAGGAAGCATCAGTATAAAGCCCTGAAAATTGCTGGCAGAGTTTACATCTTCCACGGTTGCACCCATCCCTGCAAAAACTGCGGCAAACAGCAGATAGCCAAGGATCGCAAACAGCATAAGGACCAACGTTTCCGGGGCTGCGAGATACTGGATCAGCGGGACATCGAGCCTCCATGATGCGGCCGGGATGACGAACAGAAGCCAGACGGCCACCTGAATGATGCCAAGAGTAAAATAACCGATGATTTTCCCCTGCATCAGTTCACCGGATGTCAGAGAAGACAGCATAATTTCAGCTATTTTATCTTTCTTTTCCTGTGACGCACTCTGGAAGATCATCATTCCCGAGATTACAACCGAAAACAGGACAACACCCGCAGTGATTCCCGGGATCAGCTGACCATACATATCCTCTCCAGCGCCCGTCTCCTTCGCATCAACCGCTGCAAAACTGATATCCTGTGAGACTGCTGCCATCTCCTCTTCATCAAGTGCCAGCTGGCTCAGCTGAAAGGCGCGCAAGGGCTGCTCCAGCAGCATCGCCTGCTGCAGAACATCATCCGGTACTCCTTTACTCTTATAGATTGGGAAACGTCCAGCATCAAGTCCGTTCTTTGTCAGTGGAATAAAGATCGTATTCTCAGCCGCTTCAAGCTTATTTAAAATTTCACTTTCAGAGGCATCTGTCAGTTTGACTTCCCAATCAAGCCCTGCCATGATTCCTTCAGTGCCATTCCAGATACCCAGTTCGTCCTTTATAATTACATTAACCGGCTCGGGCTCGCTTTGAAAACGGTCCATCATGGCTGGCAATATGGCAAAAAACAGGAAGCTTAACGGAGTCAGCAAAAGCGAAATGACAAAGGATTTATTTTTCATATTCCGTTTTATCTCCCATTTGGCTACCTTTAAGCTATTGCGCAATTCTATGACCTTCTTTCTGTACAGGATGCTTTTCCGATGCAATGTCTATGAATATTTCATGCAGGGAAACACGGTCGATGGACAGCTCCTGGACTGCCAGCTCCTCAGGCAGCTGCTTCAGCCACCTGGCTGGATGAACAAGGCTGTCGAGATAAAGGACTGACATATCGCCTTTTTGCTCCACCCTCTGCACATGGGGGATTTTCTCCAGCATTGCCGCTCCATTTGCCCCGCGGATTGTGCATTTATAGTTCGCATACTCTTTTTTCACTTCTTCCACCGTTCCAGCAAGGACCTTGTGCCCTTTATGGATCATAAATAACCGGTCGCACATTTCCTCCACCATATTCATCTGATGCGAGGAAAGCAGAATCGCCGTCCCTTTATCCGCAAGCTCCCTGATTTCCTTTTTGAAGACCTCCTGGCTGACTGGATCAAGCCCGGAAAAAGGCTCATCAAGGATGAGAAGGCGGGGCTCATGAAGGACAGAGGCGATAAACTGGATTTTCTGCCCCATCCCTTTGGATAATTCCTCCAGCTTGACCTTCTCCTTACCTTCCATATTGAACTTAGCCAAATACTCAAGAATCCGCTCTTTTGCCTTTTTCAATGGGTAGTCCTTTAACTCCGCAAGATAGAGCAGCATATCCATCACCTTGACATTTTTATAAAGGCCCCTTTCTTCAGGCAGGTAGCCGATCAGGTGGCGGGGAATGCTTTTTCCTGAAGAATGTCCGTGAAACGTGATATCTCCTTCATCCGGCAGAATGATGCCCATGATGCTGCGGATCGAGGTGGATTTGCCGGCGCCATTCGGTCCAAGGATAGCCATGATCTCACCCTCATGCACCGAAAAAGAAATATCCTTCAGCACCTGCTTTTCTTTATATGATTTGCCGATTCCTTCAATAGAAAGTACCTTCCCGGTCACTCTCTCCACCCCTTTTCCTGTTTTGGCTGCTGAAGCATGATGGCCAGCGCTTCCTCAAGCTCCGGCACCTCTTCCTCCAAAATCGAAATGCCAGCTTTTTTAAAATAACGTTCTGCTTCCAAGGCTGCCGAGGTTATGACCATCCGATCCCCCTGGCGTGATACTTCCCCCGGTATGCTTGAATCCGGCAGCTGGCCCACCCAATACTTTTTAAACTTGAGGGCCAATTCATCTTTTTCAAAATGGCCAGTGATTTCTCCATCCTTCATAAAAAGGATATAATCGGCCAGTTTGCGGATATCCTCTGCCTGATGGGTCGCAATGATCATCGTCTTATCTCCCCGCTCCATCCACTTAGCTAGCACTTCCATTAAAAGATGCTTTGCAGGTATATCCATGGAGGCAGACGGTTCATCCAGAAGAAGAATCTCTGTATCCCTTGGCAGAGTCAATGCAAGATTAAGCTTCTGCTGGACGCCTTTGGAAAGCTTTCCGTACGGCTTATCAAGGGGAACCGAAAATAGGTTTACAATCTCGTCGAACAGCTGCTTATCCCAGGAAGGATACCATCGCGAAACAAGTGAATACAGCTCATATCCGGTAAGCGTGCTGACGCCGTTCAGTGTCTGGGACTGATAAGCGATGGTCTGCTTCCATGACTCTCCCTCTGAAATCGATTGTCCGTTTATCAGGATATCTCCCTTGTCTCTCTTGGCAAGATTCATCATTAATTTTAATAGGGTGCTTTTTCCTGATGAGTTATTGCCGATCAAAGCTGTG is a window from the Bacillus infantis NRRL B-14911 genome containing:
- a CDS encoding MBL fold metallo-hydrolase, producing MTVKAMTAEEAAQKVIQKEEMFILDVRNHDAFADWKMEGDHFQYLNIPYFDLLDGVGEIMEKLPADKDILVVCAKEGSSVMVAEMLSDEGLDVSYLQGGMKAWSEHLEPVKVGDLKDGGELYQFVRLGKGCLSYMAISGGEAAIIDAARVTEAYRGFADEKGAAIKHVFDTHLHADHISGGRMLAEQTGASYWLPPKDAGEVTFDYSSLEDGRTVKIGTTAIDIHALYSPGHTIGSTSFVIDGRYLLSGDILFIDSIGRPDLAGLADDWVGDLRETLYKRYRDLSEELLVLPAHFMIIDELNDDGSVSKKLGTLFAENHGLNISDEAEFRRLVTENLPPQPNAYQEIRKTNMGRITPDEEEQREMEIGPNRCAVR
- a CDS encoding sulfite exporter TauE/SafE family protein codes for the protein MSIELIIVIFLLGFAGSFISGLLGIGGAIINFPMLLYIPALLGLASFTAHEVTGISAVQVLFATIGGVWAYRKGGFLNKSLILYMGISILAGSMIGGFGSKFLPEAGISLVYGILALIAAVMMFIPKKRIDDVPLDEVVFNKWLAASLAFIVGIGAGIVGAGGAFLLVPIMLAVLKIPTRMTIASSLAITFISSIGATAAKISTGQVEYLPALIMVAASLLASPLGANAGKKANTKLLQVILAVLIFATAIKTWMDIL
- a CDS encoding metal-sensitive transcriptional regulator, which translates into the protein MEYNNGTKNRIKRVEGQMRGVMRMIEEDADCKDVITQLSAARSAIDRAIGVIVSTNLVECMKDADEDGTLEPEEMIKEAVNLLVRSR
- a CDS encoding sulfurtransferase TusA family protein produces the protein MTQIKTDSTLDAKGLACPMPIVKTKKMITGMNAGEVLEVLATDKGSKADLKAWAESAGHQYLGTVEEEGVLKHYLRKASGEEVQEKKHPHVVSNEDLEKLVGEDGDIIVLDVRESAEFAFHHIPGAVSIPLGELEERAGELDVEAPVYVVCRTGSRSDLAARMLDAKGFKDVKNVIPGMSQWNGPSASMNQ
- a CDS encoding ABC transporter permease — protein: MKNKSFVISLLLTPLSFLFFAILPAMMDRFQSEPEPVNVIIKDELGIWNGTEGIMAGLDWEVKLTDASESEILNKLEAAENTIFIPLTKNGLDAGRFPIYKSKGVPDDVLQQAMLLEQPLRAFQLSQLALDEEEMAAVSQDISFAAVDAKETGAGEDMYGQLIPGITAGVVLFSVVISGMMIFQSASQEKKDKIAEIMLSSLTSGELMQGKIIGYFTLGIIQVAVWLLFVIPAASWRLDVPLIQYLAAPETLVLMLFAILGYLLFAAVFAGMGATVEDVNSASNFQGFILMLPFAPLLLIKPVFSDPEGVIAIAGSFIPFTASGVWIMRLSVMEEWPWGEILLSAIILLASIALLMKAAGKIFKVGILMHGKNATPQEMWKWLSKAD
- a CDS encoding ATP-binding cassette domain-containing protein yields the protein MLPIEITGLEKNIDGFKLGPLNASFEPGTITALIGNNSSGKSTLLKLMMNLAKRDKGDILINGQSISEGESWKQTIAYQSQTLNGVSTLTGYELYSLVSRWYPSWDKQLFDEIVNLFSVPLDKPYGKLSKGVQQKLNLALTLPRDTEILLLDEPSASMDIPAKHLLMEVLAKWMERGDKTMIIATHQAEDIRKLADYILFMKDGEITGHFEKDELALKFKKYWVGQLPDSSIPGEVSRQGDRMVITSAALEAERYFKKAGISILEEEVPELEEALAIMLQQPKQEKGWRE
- a CDS encoding ABC transporter ATP-binding protein, coding for MTGKVLSIEGIGKSYKEKQVLKDISFSVHEGEIMAILGPNGAGKSTSIRSIMGIILPDEGDITFHGHSSGKSIPRHLIGYLPEERGLYKNVKVMDMLLYLAELKDYPLKKAKERILEYLAKFNMEGKEKVKLEELSKGMGQKIQFIASVLHEPRLLILDEPFSGLDPVSQEVFKKEIRELADKGTAILLSSHQMNMVEEMCDRLFMIHKGHKVLAGTVEEVKKEYANYKCTIRGANGAAMLEKIPHVQRVEQKGDMSVLYLDSLVHPARWLKQLPEELAVQELSIDRVSLHEIFIDIASEKHPVQKEGHRIAQ
- a CDS encoding sulfurtransferase TusA family protein yields the protein MNSNKVLDAKGLACPMPIVKTKKAIGELESGQILEVLATDKGAKSDLTAWASSTGHELIDMKEEAGVFTFYIKKG
- a CDS encoding cation:proton antiporter, translated to MEPIKIILLLLAGYIVLTIDKKKKLFPGPPVLVLIGIGLSFIGYFASLHIGKEILYEIFLPSLLFISAYRFPPAALKKNAGMIGFLSTAGLLITALLLGTAIYYFANLFVSISFLGSLMIAAILTPTDPVSVISILKEASSDPRVSEIVEGESMINDGTSFVLFTVLTGMFARGESFSVLSFAKDFLFVSLGGIFLGLICGWIVSKAVHVTERKDYQVMLSIILSYGIFYAAELAGVSGVLATVSAGIMLSWEFTHTNKEDHYLESLDSFWGIIEPTIISLVFLMIGIEVTSHLAIDQWGIAFVIFAMSILIRFAVIHGTVLALPKERKLFGWRESSIISWAGIKGTMSVVLLLILDAAQTTRADMIISLTFTAVILSLIIQSSTIYPLSKVLIKK
- a CDS encoding 3-ketoacyl-ACP reductase, with product MQSLKGKTALITGAGRGIGRAAAIAFAKEGISVGLLGRTLSNLEKAAEELKEYDVKVSYAAADVQDSDSVNKAVEKITSELGQIDILINNAGIAKFGGFLELSPQEWEDIIQVNLMGVYHVTRAVLPGMIERKSGDIINISSTAGQKGAPVTSAYSASKFAVLGLTESLMLEVRKHNIRVSALTPSTVATDLAIETNLTDGNPEKVMQPEDLAEYMVAQLKLNPRIFIKNAGMWSTNP
- a CDS encoding DsrE/DsrF/DrsH-like family protein, producing MSEKKRTTIVLFSGDYDKAMAAYIIANGAAAYDHEVTIFHTFWGLNALRKDENTMVKKGFMEKMFGRMMPRGADKMGLSKMHFAGLGPKMIKGVMKKHNALPLPQLIEMAQEQDVKLVACTMTMDLLGLQQEELLDNIEYAGVAAYLGDAEDGNVNLFI
- a CDS encoding sterol desaturase family protein; translated protein: MSGLFAAGLIWYIAVLGAGWQLLAFTAGGMLTFMFSEYLTHRFLFHLNPPKNALFLTFLKRIHYDHHKYPNDLKLLFLPVWYSLPNLSVLALIFFFLTGSLPDTVSFSLGLVLMLLIYEWKHYVAHRPIKPKSKFGIWLKKTHILHHFKNENYWYGVSTPFVDALFGTLKDEKEVETSKTVKDLEGRSREKKLSS
- a CDS encoding rhodanese-like domain-containing protein translates to MEKWSAKEVESKLEKGMLNIVDVREVDEVKEGRIPDSVNIPLGLLEFRMHELDKNKEYVLVCRSGGRSGRACQLLESHGFKVVNMEGGMLAWEGRTE